One window of the Zea mays cultivar B73 chromosome 3, Zm-B73-REFERENCE-NAM-5.0, whole genome shotgun sequence genome contains the following:
- the LOC541777 gene encoding CENPCA protein, protein MDAADPLCAISSTARLLPRTLGPAIGPSPSNPRDALLEAIALARSLKGSEELVKQATMVPKEHGDIQALYHDDGVKGWPPANGSKEQQGRRPALDRKRARFAMKDTGSKPVPVVDQSKLSNISDPITFFMTLDRLEEAEEEIKRLNGEAEKRTLNFDPVDEPIRQPGLRGRKSVRSFKVIEDVGTQDPNEAPASQTATMTGSQLSQDVMHAVAGKNGRSVSSRSSEAISEKEVSLAEKDGRDDLTYILTSIQDLDESEEEEFIRKTLGIKETRKERVSLRNSILGVRSLRSNTEQKGSMKVHPPESHLPQTRQDRISELEKHLFPGGAANAKCTDDESEGSPDIVMGEPSLVHYSSDVLMTDENFTASDVDRETPNLGARAADPVLDPEPNLPDHAYERQPGGSSLGLYRDTEVGVAKENETCNRSNISVEEDDVPIDYITIGRSTNETEVSSSHPLEGSSTEELVTKPGRHAAPDGICRTSHAAEDSIQHLEAVKEGGVLQDKSSQLLEMPQEDINPLNQAQMHGGSTKKSAPDLSPTKQKKQQAVQERKRKQQSKRGKKVAGESLEIPQTNFESENQPHNDDVNIEKQTITSSTLSPNGAKGQKGAQRRNQTKKRNQRKILGDADLACQPGVRKSSRTRSRPLEYWLGERLLYGPIHDNLHGAIGIKAYSPGQDGKRSLKVKSFVPEQYSDLVAKSARY, encoded by the exons CCCGCGACGCGCTCCTCGAGGCCATCGCACTCGCCCGGTCTCTG AAAGGGTCTGAGGAGCTGGTTAAGCAGGCTACAATGGTGCCGAAGGAGCACGGGGACATCCAGGCTCTCTACCATGATGATGGAGTGAAAGGCTGGCCTCCTGCAAATGGCAGCAAAGAGCAACAGGGAAGAAGGCCAGCACTGGATCGTAAACGGGCTCGGTTTGCTATGAAGGACACTGGAAG CAAACCGGTGCCTGTTGTGGACCAATCTAAGTTATCAAATATTTCAGATCCAATCACATTCTTCATGACCTTGGATCGGCTTGAAG AAGCCGAGGAGGAGATCAAACGGCTAAATGGAGAGGCAGAAAAACGCACATTGAATTTTGATCCTGTAGATGAACCCATTAGACAGCCTGGTTTACGTGG GAGAAAATCAGTCCGCAGTTTCAAGGTAATTGAGGATGTTGGTACTCAAGATCCCAATGAGGCACCGGCTTCCCAAACAGCAACTATGACAGGATCTCAGTTGTCACAGGATGTTATGCATGCTGTTGCGGGCAAAAATGGACGATCTGTTTCCTCAAGATCTAGTGAAGCTATTTCAGAGAAAGAAG TTTCATTAGCTGAGAAGGATGGCCGTGACGATTTGACTTATATACTGACCTCAATCCAAGATTTAGATGAATCTGAAGAGGAAGAGTTTATCCGGAAGACCTTAGGGAttaaagaaacaaggaaagaaagaGTTAGTCTTCGTAACTCCATTCTTGGAGTTAGGTCCCTAAGAAGCAATACTGAACAAAAAGGTTCAATGAAGGTCCACCCTCCAGAAAGTCATTTGCCTCAGACTCGCCAAGATCGAATTTCAGAGTTAGAGAAACATTTGTTTCCTGGAGGTGCAGCAAATGCTAAATGCACAGATGATGAATCTGAAGGGTCACCAGATATTGTGATGGGTGAACCATCATTGGTGCATTATTCTTCTGATGTTCTGATGACTGATGAGAACTTTACTGCAAGTGACGTTGACAGGGAGACCCCAAATCTGGGTGCCAGAGCAGCAGACCCTGTTCTTGATCCTGAACCAAACTTGCCTGATCATGCATATGAAAGGCAACCTGGAGGTTCCTCACTTGGTTTGTACAGAGACACAGAAGTTGGAGTTGCCAAAGAAAATGAGACATGTAACAGGAGCAATATATCTGTGGAG GAAGATGATGTGCCAATAGACTATATAACTATTGGCAGGTCTACTAATGAAACAGAAGTTTCTTCTTCTCATCCTTTGGAGGGCAGCTCGACAGAAGAATTGGTCACTAAACCAGGTAGACATGCGGCTCCAGATGGTATCTGTAGGACTTCACATGCAGCTGAGGATAGCATTCAACATCTA GAAGCGGTCAAAGAGGGTGGTGTCCTACAAG ATAAGTCAAGCCAGTTGTTGGAGATGCCTCAGGAAGATATTAATCcactgaatcaggctcagatgcaTGGTGGAAGCACTAAG AAATCGGCACCTGATCTATCCCCGACCAAACAGAAGAAGCAACAGGCAGTTCAAGAAAGGAAAAGGAAGCAACAGTCAAAGAGGGGCAAGAAAGTGGCTG GTGAATCCCTGGAAATACCCCAAACAAATTTTGAATCGGAGAATCAACCTCATAATGACGATGTCAACATTGAG AAACAGACAATTACGAGTAGCACACTCTCACCAAATGGTGCCAAGGGGCAAAAGGGAGCTCAAAGGAGAAACCAGACCAAAAAAAGGAATCAAAGAAAAATCCTTGGAG ATGCTGACCTTGCATGCCAGCCTGGAGTGAGAAAAAGCTCAAGAACACGCTCAAGGCCTTTGGAGTATTGGCTTGGTGAAAGATTACTATATGGGCCTATACATGACA ATTTGCATGGAGCTATTGGCATCAAAGCATACTCTCCTGGCCAAGATGGCAAGAGATCATTGAAAGTGAAATCTTTCGTGCCTGAACAGTATTCAGATCTTGTTGCTAAATCTGCAAGGTACTGA